The proteins below come from a single Desulfitobacterium metallireducens DSM 15288 genomic window:
- the purD gene encoding phosphoribosylamine--glycine ligase produces the protein MGKKVLIVGSGGREHALAWKLTQSPDVEQIYVAPGNAGTLGWNVNIMANDISSLLAFAEEKAIDLTVVGPEEPLTLGIVDAFQAKGLRIFGPSRAAARLEGSKSFAKEIMHAANVPTARWEVFQDSQRAKLYIQQIGVPCVLKADGLAAGKGVIIAEDLETALQAVDEIMEGALKSSGKTLVVEEFLTGPEVSLLCFTDGENAVPMVPVQDHKRALDGDQGLNTGGMGTYTPPPFWTPELEQQVMQEVVQPTLKVMQERGETFQGVLFVGLMLTPEGPKVLEFNARFGDPETQVVMLRMESDLLSVLWACTEGTLQDVQLKWSEDTAVCVVLASPGYPQAYTKGISIHLPSQVQDNYAIFHAGTAATNGGQLVNSGGRVLGVSAKAPNLVKAREAAYQLVESIDFPQAHYRYDIGIKGLTN, from the coding sequence ATAGGTAAGAAGGTTTTGATTGTCGGGAGCGGTGGCAGAGAGCATGCTTTGGCATGGAAACTGACCCAAAGTCCGGATGTAGAGCAGATTTATGTTGCACCAGGTAATGCGGGGACCTTGGGCTGGAATGTAAATATTATGGCGAACGACATCTCTTCTTTATTAGCGTTTGCTGAAGAAAAAGCCATTGATTTAACGGTTGTGGGACCAGAGGAACCCTTAACGCTTGGAATTGTTGATGCTTTTCAAGCGAAAGGGTTGAGAATCTTTGGACCGAGTCGCGCAGCAGCTCGTTTAGAGGGTAGTAAGTCCTTTGCTAAAGAAATTATGCATGCGGCGAACGTTCCAACAGCGCGTTGGGAGGTTTTCCAGGATTCACAAAGGGCAAAATTATACATTCAGCAAATTGGAGTTCCTTGTGTCTTAAAAGCGGATGGGTTAGCTGCTGGTAAAGGTGTAATTATTGCTGAGGATCTGGAAACAGCTCTACAGGCCGTGGATGAAATTATGGAAGGGGCCTTGAAGTCCTCAGGAAAAACTCTGGTGGTTGAGGAATTCTTAACCGGTCCGGAAGTCAGCTTGCTTTGTTTTACAGATGGGGAAAACGCCGTTCCAATGGTGCCTGTACAGGATCACAAGCGGGCTTTAGATGGAGATCAAGGACTCAATACGGGTGGGATGGGAACCTATACTCCACCCCCGTTTTGGACACCGGAATTAGAACAGCAAGTTATGCAAGAGGTTGTTCAGCCTACGCTTAAAGTTATGCAGGAGCGTGGCGAAACGTTTCAAGGGGTACTTTTTGTTGGGCTCATGCTTACCCCTGAAGGTCCTAAGGTCCTCGAGTTTAACGCTCGCTTTGGCGATCCGGAGACTCAAGTGGTTATGTTGAGAATGGAATCAGATCTTCTATCTGTTCTTTGGGCGTGTACGGAAGGTACGCTTCAGGATGTGCAGTTGAAGTGGAGTGAGGATACAGCCGTTTGCGTTGTGCTAGCATCTCCTGGATATCCGCAAGCTTACACAAAAGGAATTTCGATTCATCTGCCTTCTCAAGTCCAGGATAATTACGCGATTTTCCATGCTGGAACAGCGGCCACAAACGGGGGACAACTTGTCAATTCGGGTGGAAGAGTACTGGGAGTAAGCGCGAAGGCGCCAAACCTTGTTAAAGCCCGCGAAGCTGCTTATCAATTAGTTGAAAGCATTGATTTCCCGCAGGCTCATTATCGTTATGATATCGGAATCAAAGGATTAACGAACTAA
- a CDS encoding manganese catalase family protein codes for MYNYRKRFFYPIHVARPDPEFAQILLEHYAGRDGELSQITQYLSHQANISDRFVRELYGLIIAEELAHLEILSTLIHKLGGELGYYVNNRGEPWKLEYIEQGTDPLQLLKIDIDLELSSRSLYEKSVEKTKDPGIRKILHFIGRREEIHQSLLVRSRKLMIEGACNGQYNQLIYDYKMSLQVLE; via the coding sequence GTGTATAATTACCGAAAACGTTTTTTTTATCCAATCCATGTTGCGAGACCAGATCCTGAGTTCGCTCAAATTCTCCTTGAACATTACGCAGGGCGAGATGGTGAACTGAGCCAAATTACCCAGTACTTAAGTCATCAGGCTAATATTTCAGATCGATTCGTTCGGGAATTGTATGGACTTATTATTGCCGAAGAACTTGCACATCTCGAAATCCTAAGCACCCTGATTCATAAGCTTGGCGGAGAATTGGGCTATTATGTGAATAATCGGGGTGAACCTTGGAAATTAGAATATATCGAGCAGGGTACGGACCCCCTTCAACTTTTAAAAATAGATATTGATTTGGAGTTAAGTTCCCGATCCTTGTATGAAAAAAGTGTAGAGAAGACAAAGGATCCGGGGATTCGTAAGATACTCCACTTTATAGGGCGGAGAGAAGAAATTCATCAGTCGCTCTTAGTTCGTTCTCGAAAGTTAATGATTGAAGGCGCTTGCAATGGTCAGTATAATCAGCTTATCTACGATTATAAGATGAGTCTTCAGGTATTAGAATAG
- a CDS encoding methyl-accepting chemotaxis protein, which produces MKNRSMSIKTRITLFAAVVIFLIVGALSIASFWNAEKLLASSEQETKRLVEKGIQDEFTTRLETAKSSILSVTSNPEIAKAMANQNRGDIARMAQPIFDTVKNEGFSQMQFHLAPATSFYRAHSPKKFGDDLSSFRFTVVEANKENKIVSGLEEGVDGYGFRVVAPITYEGKQVGTAEYGMDFGKDFLSELQKKNAGEYFIYVLNPDSSMVKGVKENKGLLLGTGEDTFVVPDKELEGLQSGNSNTLISADGKNNILLVPFKDYKGEVKGYIKAVLSREVVVANMNNLRQWVLFMGLGVLILGVIAAYILSLLITRPIVELSQNAEVLAQGNLNVNLRTKYFGELEMLAVAMKNMVENTRSICSSINLAISNVESEVEAISSSTEQSSKGSEQVATSVSQVAIGAQNLAETTQDISAQASTINSKMLTFRDQMVDIGTSTSEVVERTQSGKAMMNDLAQKMKEFTDRVEEIRQTGKNLRDQTGEIRGITNIITGISDQTNLLALNAAIEAARAGDAGRGFAVVADEVRKLAEESRQSAKHIEELIEHITRNVESSVEATDDAADLIREQTGIGDKAQHEFAEIAEGSQNVANLLNVVEVEVQEIVSMTQAIGQAVSAVADTSQDDAAAAEEIAASSEEMSAAASTIQESTEVLMQHMDELKAQSVKFIL; this is translated from the coding sequence ATGAAAAATCGCTCAATGTCAATTAAGACAAGGATTACACTATTTGCAGCAGTTGTTATTTTTTTGATCGTAGGAGCGCTCTCTATAGCTAGCTTTTGGAATGCGGAAAAACTCTTAGCGTCCAGTGAGCAGGAGACAAAAAGGCTCGTGGAAAAAGGAATTCAGGATGAATTTACTACTCGCCTAGAGACTGCAAAGTCTTCGATTCTTTCGGTAACATCAAATCCGGAAATCGCCAAAGCTATGGCGAATCAGAATCGTGGAGACATAGCACGCATGGCACAACCTATTTTTGATACCGTGAAAAATGAAGGATTTAGTCAGATGCAATTCCATCTAGCACCAGCAACATCTTTTTATCGAGCACATAGTCCCAAGAAATTCGGAGATGATTTGTCTTCTTTTCGGTTTACTGTTGTTGAGGCGAATAAGGAAAACAAGATCGTTTCTGGATTAGAAGAAGGGGTTGACGGATATGGGTTCCGTGTCGTGGCTCCCATTACATATGAAGGAAAGCAAGTCGGTACTGCTGAATACGGTATGGATTTTGGAAAGGATTTTCTCAGCGAATTACAAAAGAAAAACGCGGGTGAATATTTTATTTATGTACTGAATCCGGATTCTTCTATGGTTAAAGGGGTTAAAGAAAATAAAGGACTCCTTTTGGGAACAGGGGAAGACACGTTTGTAGTACCCGATAAAGAACTAGAAGGATTACAGAGTGGAAACTCAAATACACTGATCAGTGCTGATGGAAAAAACAATATTCTCTTAGTTCCGTTTAAGGATTACAAAGGAGAAGTTAAAGGGTATATAAAAGCCGTACTTTCTCGTGAAGTAGTAGTTGCCAATATGAACAATCTAAGACAATGGGTTTTATTTATGGGACTGGGAGTCTTGATATTAGGGGTAATTGCCGCATACATATTATCGCTTTTAATCACTCGTCCTATTGTTGAGTTATCCCAAAATGCGGAGGTCTTAGCTCAAGGAAATCTTAATGTGAATTTGCGGACAAAATATTTTGGAGAGCTGGAAATGCTAGCAGTAGCGATGAAGAATATGGTTGAAAATACACGTTCTATTTGCTCTTCAATAAACCTGGCTATCTCTAATGTAGAATCTGAGGTTGAGGCAATATCGAGTTCCACGGAGCAATCCTCTAAAGGCTCTGAACAAGTAGCAACAAGTGTGAGTCAGGTGGCAATTGGTGCCCAGAACCTTGCTGAGACAACACAGGATATCAGTGCTCAAGCAAGTACGATAAATAGTAAAATGTTAACGTTTAGAGATCAGATGGTGGATATTGGAACAAGCACCTCTGAAGTAGTAGAGCGAACCCAAAGTGGTAAAGCAATGATGAATGATTTAGCTCAAAAAATGAAGGAATTTACAGATAGAGTAGAGGAAATACGCCAGACTGGAAAGAACTTGCGGGATCAGACCGGGGAAATTCGAGGAATTACAAATATTATTACGGGAATTTCGGATCAAACCAATCTATTAGCACTTAATGCAGCAATAGAGGCTGCCCGTGCAGGAGATGCAGGACGAGGGTTCGCCGTAGTCGCTGATGAAGTAAGAAAACTCGCTGAGGAGTCACGTCAAAGTGCGAAACATATTGAAGAATTGATTGAGCATATAACGCGCAACGTTGAGAGTTCGGTTGAGGCCACGGATGATGCTGCAGATTTAATCAGGGAACAGACTGGAATTGGAGATAAAGCGCAACATGAGTTTGCTGAGATCGCAGAGGGAAGTCAAAACGTTGCAAATCTCTTGAATGTGGTTGAAGTTGAAGTGCAAGAGATTGTGAGCATGACTCAAGCCATTGGACAAGCCGTTTCAGCAGTGGCGGACACTTCACAAGATGATGCTGCAGCAGCTGAGGAAATCGCAGCTTCTTCAGAAGAAATGAGTGCAGCGGCGAGTACGATTCAAGAAAGTACTGAGGTCTTGATGCAACACATGGATGAATTGAAAGCACAAAGTGTGAAGTTTATTCTGTAA